In Erythrobacter sp. F6033, a single genomic region encodes these proteins:
- a CDS encoding ABC transporter permease, translating to MLWIAIRMLTGDAQKFYGLLFGIAFSTLLITQQLTIFVNLIERGASGVFNAPEAEVWVMDPVSRTTDVNYAMPSTALDEVRSVPGVEWAVPHLRAVASVRTGTGDLEGVAIIGVDDATLIGMPENMVTETKGVLSQPDAVVIDDGGVFNLFENGEDPIGQRLELNDQRAVIRGVADSIPSFTSQVVLYTKYSQALNYVPGTRNRLTFVLAGVTEGETAAGVADRIEEQTGLKAETREEFAQAGVDFIVQNTGIPTNFGITVVLGFVVGVAIVGLTFSLFIRDNIKQFGALKAIGVTNSKIVGMVSAQAALVGAVGYALGVIGTVTFIWAFSGNPFFKGFYIPWQIPLISLAAVVVILAITGWIALRSVLNTEPAAVFR from the coding sequence ATGCTCTGGATTGCCATCCGAATGCTCACCGGAGATGCGCAGAAGTTTTACGGACTTCTGTTCGGCATAGCGTTTTCGACCCTGCTGATTACGCAGCAGCTCACCATCTTTGTGAACCTGATTGAGCGCGGCGCCAGCGGCGTTTTCAACGCGCCCGAAGCCGAAGTGTGGGTGATGGATCCAGTAAGCCGCACCACCGACGTCAATTATGCAATGCCCTCTACCGCACTTGATGAGGTACGCTCTGTTCCCGGTGTGGAATGGGCAGTGCCACATCTGCGCGCTGTGGCATCTGTCCGCACCGGCACGGGTGATCTTGAAGGGGTCGCGATCATTGGTGTGGACGACGCCACCTTGATCGGCATGCCGGAAAATATGGTCACCGAAACGAAAGGTGTCCTCTCCCAGCCTGACGCCGTCGTCATCGACGATGGCGGCGTTTTCAACCTCTTCGAAAACGGCGAAGACCCGATTGGCCAACGGCTTGAGCTTAATGACCAACGCGCTGTGATCCGAGGCGTGGCGGATTCGATCCCGAGCTTCACCAGTCAGGTCGTGCTCTACACCAAGTATTCGCAGGCGCTGAATTACGTGCCAGGCACGCGCAACCGGCTGACCTTTGTGCTCGCCGGTGTGACCGAAGGCGAAACCGCAGCAGGGGTTGCCGACCGGATCGAAGAACAGACCGGCCTGAAAGCGGAAACGCGCGAGGAATTTGCTCAGGCTGGCGTTGATTTTATCGTCCAGAACACTGGCATTCCGACCAATTTTGGCATCACGGTGGTGCTCGGCTTTGTGGTCGGCGTCGCCATTGTCGGCCTCACATTCAGCCTATTCATACGTGACAACATCAAACAGTTCGGCGCGCTCAAAGCCATCGGTGTGACCAATTCGAAGATCGTCGGCATGGTCAGCGCGCAGGCGGCCTTGGTTGGCGCGGTTGGTTATGCGCTGGGCGTAATCGGCACCGTCACCTTTATCTGGGCCTTTAGCGGAAATCCGTTTTTTAAAGGCTTCTACATCCCCTGGCAAATCCCGCTGATCAGCCTCGCCGCTGTTGTCGTCATCCTCGCCATCACAGGCTGGATCGCTCTGCGCAGCGTGCTGAATACCGAACCAGCGGCGGTGTTCCGGTGA
- a CDS encoding TetR/AcrR family transcriptional regulator, whose amino-acid sequence MSTASPDMRSQTPAKKLGRPSDAAKRTAIIEAAAQSFFDVGFAASSIEQIASDAGVSKVTIYNNFGDKRALFAAAVELECEKMRGYFSLDEMPKGSIRERLKVIGQAMDAFLSRPEMVQFERRIAAETENEPALGQAFLEAGPWRMKAAFGGLLSHATQSGELNVQSPDLAAEQFVSMCKGMGDLERRFGAEVAKADRERRIEGAVDVFLKAYGVDAKQSS is encoded by the coding sequence TTGTCAACTGCCAGTCCCGATATGCGTTCCCAGACGCCTGCAAAAAAGTTGGGACGCCCTTCCGATGCCGCCAAACGTACGGCGATTATCGAGGCGGCTGCGCAGAGCTTTTTTGACGTCGGATTCGCGGCGAGTTCGATTGAGCAGATTGCCAGTGATGCCGGCGTTTCTAAGGTCACGATCTACAATAACTTTGGCGATAAGCGCGCCTTGTTCGCTGCTGCGGTCGAGCTCGAATGTGAAAAGATGCGGGGCTATTTCTCACTCGATGAAATGCCAAAGGGGTCGATTAGAGAACGCCTAAAAGTGATCGGGCAAGCGATGGACGCATTTTTGTCCCGGCCGGAAATGGTTCAATTCGAACGGCGCATTGCCGCCGAAACGGAGAATGAGCCCGCTCTTGGGCAGGCTTTTCTGGAGGCGGGGCCATGGCGCATGAAAGCCGCTTTTGGCGGACTTCTCTCGCATGCGACGCAAAGCGGTGAGCTTAATGTCCAGAGCCCCGACTTGGCCGCTGAACAATTCGTGTCGATGTGCAAAGGCATGGGTGACCTTGAACGCCGCTTTGGCGCCGAAGTGGCCAAGGCGGACAGAGAGCGCCGCATCGAAGGCGCAGTTGATGTGTTCCTCAAAGCCTATGGTGTGGATGCCAAACAGAGCTCTTGA
- a CDS encoding ABC transporter ATP-binding protein encodes MNAESAICARGIIRDFQAGQSIIRVLHGIDTDIKAGEMTYVVGESGSGKTTLISIMCGILWPTEGEVQVFGTDIYGLSDTDLVKFRLNNIGFIFQQYNLIPSIDAAANAAVPLIAQGMSIEPAREKAIELLEKLNIGDQANKLPNQLSGGQQQRVAIARALVHEPRLVVCDEPTAALDASSGRRVMDLLREVAVAPDRACIIVTHDNRIFDLADRILVLEDGRVTHDGTDMPDDH; translated from the coding sequence GTGAACGCGGAAAGCGCGATCTGCGCACGCGGGATCATCCGCGACTTTCAGGCAGGCCAGTCCATTATCCGCGTGCTCCACGGCATCGATACCGATATCAAAGCGGGCGAGATGACCTATGTCGTGGGCGAAAGCGGCTCTGGCAAAACCACGCTGATTTCGATCATGTGCGGCATCCTATGGCCAACCGAAGGCGAAGTGCAGGTATTCGGCACCGACATTTACGGGCTTTCAGATACAGATTTGGTCAAGTTTCGCCTAAACAATATCGGCTTCATTTTTCAGCAGTACAATCTGATCCCGTCGATTGATGCGGCAGCAAATGCCGCTGTTCCGCTTATCGCCCAAGGCATGTCAATCGAGCCAGCGCGTGAAAAAGCTATCGAACTGCTCGAAAAGCTCAATATCGGTGATCAGGCGAACAAACTCCCGAACCAGCTTTCCGGCGGTCAACAACAGCGCGTCGCGATTGCCCGCGCTCTGGTGCATGAACCGCGTTTGGTTGTGTGTGACGAACCGACCGCTGCGCTTGATGCCAGTTCCGGTCGCCGCGTGATGGACCTGCTCCGCGAAGTCGCAGTTGCGCCAGACCGCGCTTGCATCATCGTGACCCACGACAACCGAATTTTCGATCTCGCCGACCGCATCCTCGTGCTTGAGGATGGCCGCGTCACCCATGACGGCACTGACATGCCGGACGACCACTAA
- a CDS encoding efflux RND transporter periplasmic adaptor subunit — translation MALLPQNVSFSRQILPILALIGIVIAAFYIFSDLPDRSTSEPDQQPPKATGELADSARVAGTGLVEPASEIIDIGSALSGLVTDLRVQPGDRVEKGQPLFLVDSRAARARLQEANAAIAEARAAINEARTAQSTASQQLALFQSLDDPAAVSRSEVIRAEGEAAAAKSRLSVARARLSAAQAAASSANTEIGRLTVRAPISGEILAVNIRPGEFVATQGGGGGLPFIQMGETNPLHVRIDIDENEAVRLQMGADATVSPRGAAERQVKAKFVRAEPQVVPKRQLTNSAAERVDVRVLQVIYALPESDDFRVGQQVDAFIPAVDNGPRAPVQSSETEEKE, via the coding sequence ATGGCCCTGCTTCCCCAAAATGTGAGCTTCTCACGGCAAATACTGCCCATCCTTGCGCTGATCGGTATTGTGATCGCAGCGTTCTATATCTTCAGCGATCTGCCCGATCGTTCGACCAGCGAACCGGATCAGCAACCGCCGAAAGCCACTGGCGAACTCGCCGATAGCGCGCGGGTTGCGGGTACTGGCCTGGTCGAGCCGGCCAGCGAGATCATCGATATTGGCTCCGCGCTATCAGGCCTTGTGACCGATCTGCGCGTCCAGCCGGGTGACCGCGTGGAAAAAGGACAACCCCTGTTCCTCGTCGATAGCCGGGCTGCGCGTGCGCGTTTGCAGGAAGCGAACGCTGCGATTGCCGAAGCGCGCGCCGCGATCAACGAAGCGAGAACGGCTCAATCGACGGCGAGTCAGCAGCTTGCGCTGTTCCAAAGTCTGGATGATCCCGCCGCTGTCAGCCGCAGCGAAGTGATCCGGGCAGAAGGCGAAGCAGCGGCCGCAAAAAGCCGCCTCAGCGTCGCCCGCGCCCGTCTCTCTGCTGCTCAAGCCGCCGCCTCCAGTGCGAATACGGAAATCGGCCGTCTCACCGTCCGCGCGCCTATCAGCGGGGAAATCCTCGCCGTGAATATCCGGCCTGGCGAATTCGTTGCAACCCAAGGCGGCGGTGGCGGGCTGCCATTCATCCAAATGGGCGAAACCAACCCGCTGCATGTGCGCATCGATATTGACGAGAACGAAGCTGTGCGTCTGCAGATGGGCGCGGACGCCACCGTCTCGCCGCGCGGTGCCGCCGAACGTCAGGTGAAGGCGAAGTTTGTCCGCGCAGAACCGCAAGTCGTGCCTAAGCGGCAGCTGACCAACAGCGCAGCGGAGCGTGTCGATGTGCGCGTTTTGCAAGTGATCTACGCCTTGCCGGAAAGCGATGATTTCCGCGTCGGACAGCAAGTCGATGCCTTCATACCGGCGGTCGACAACGGTCCCCGTGCGCCGGTCCAAAGCAGCGAAACGGAAGAGAAGGAGTAA
- the ftsH gene encoding ATP-dependent zinc metalloprotease FtsH — protein MSDPNDPQQQPPEGQNPWVKQLMIWGGIFLALLLVVSLFNNAGQTAGTTVNYSDFRNQVEQGQVQDVAMGEEIITGTLKNGSTFQTVPVPNDPEITKLLQENDVKFTGKPREQPNMLLYILLNSLPFLLILGIAFFALRQVQKGGGGGAMGFGKSKAKMLTERSGKVTFADVAGIDEAREELEEVVEFLKDPQRFSKLGGQIPKGALLVGSPGTGKTLLARAIAGEAGVPFFTISGSDFVEMFVGVGASRVRDMFEQAKKNAPCIVFIDEIDAVGRSRGGGLGNSNDEREQTLNQLLVEMDGFEANEGIIIVAATNRPDVLDPALLRPGRFDRQVVVPIPDIDGREKILGVHMKKVPLAPDVNPRTIARGTPGFSGADLANLVNEAALLAARRNKRLVAMQEFEDAKDKVMMGAERRSMVMTDDEKKMTAYHEAGHALVSVNEPASDPIHKATIIPRGRALGMVMRLPERDNYSYHRDKMHANLAVAMGGRVAEEIIFGHDKVSSGASGDIQYATDLARNMVTKWGMSEKLGPLQYEDQQEGYLGMGQTTRTMAGAETNKLIDAEIRDLVEGGLKRATDILTEQEDKLHLLAQAMLEYETLTGDEITKLLEDGKIDRPDEPKGPIKVQPTHGSAIPKAGKRFGGSKGGEAPQGA, from the coding sequence ATGAGTGACCCGAACGATCCGCAACAACAGCCGCCCGAGGGACAAAATCCCTGGGTGAAGCAATTGATGATCTGGGGCGGTATTTTCCTTGCCCTGCTTCTCGTTGTCTCGCTGTTTAACAATGCGGGCCAGACTGCCGGAACAACGGTCAATTATTCTGACTTCCGCAATCAGGTCGAACAAGGTCAGGTTCAAGACGTTGCCATGGGTGAGGAGATCATCACTGGCACACTCAAGAATGGCAGCACATTCCAAACGGTACCAGTTCCAAACGATCCGGAAATCACGAAGCTGCTTCAGGAAAACGATGTAAAGTTTACCGGGAAACCGCGTGAGCAGCCGAACATGCTGCTTTACATCCTTCTCAATTCGCTTCCGTTCCTGCTGATCCTCGGCATTGCGTTCTTCGCGCTGCGTCAGGTGCAAAAAGGCGGCGGAGGCGGCGCAATGGGCTTTGGCAAATCCAAAGCCAAGATGCTGACCGAACGTTCCGGCAAAGTGACCTTTGCCGATGTGGCCGGTATTGATGAAGCCCGCGAAGAGCTCGAAGAAGTTGTCGAATTTCTGAAAGACCCGCAGCGTTTCTCCAAACTTGGTGGTCAAATCCCGAAAGGCGCTTTGCTGGTCGGTTCACCGGGTACTGGTAAGACGCTGCTTGCGCGGGCTATCGCTGGCGAAGCGGGCGTGCCCTTTTTCACCATTTCGGGTTCGGATTTTGTTGAAATGTTCGTGGGCGTCGGCGCCAGCCGTGTTCGCGACATGTTTGAACAGGCCAAGAAGAATGCGCCATGCATCGTCTTTATCGACGAGATTGACGCAGTTGGCCGATCACGTGGCGGCGGGCTTGGCAACTCGAACGACGAACGCGAGCAGACACTCAACCAGCTGCTGGTTGAGATGGATGGTTTCGAAGCCAATGAAGGCATTATCATCGTTGCCGCAACCAACCGCCCCGACGTTCTTGACCCTGCGCTGCTGCGCCCGGGCCGTTTTGACCGTCAGGTTGTGGTGCCGATCCCCGACATTGATGGCCGTGAGAAAATCCTCGGTGTGCACATGAAGAAGGTGCCGCTGGCACCTGATGTGAACCCACGCACGATTGCGCGCGGTACGCCCGGTTTCTCTGGTGCAGACCTTGCCAACCTCGTGAACGAGGCAGCGCTTCTGGCTGCACGGCGGAACAAGCGCCTCGTTGCGATGCAGGAATTTGAGGATGCCAAGGACAAGGTCATGATGGGCGCGGAACGCCGCTCCATGGTGATGACCGATGACGAGAAGAAAATGACCGCCTATCACGAAGCCGGTCACGCTCTTGTCAGTGTAAACGAGCCCGCGTCTGATCCGATCCATAAAGCGACGATCATCCCGCGTGGCCGTGCGCTGGGCATGGTTATGCGCCTGCCGGAGCGCGACAATTACTCGTACCACCGCGACAAAATGCACGCCAACCTTGCGGTTGCGATGGGCGGACGCGTGGCTGAGGAAATCATCTTCGGCCATGACAAAGTCTCCTCCGGCGCCTCTGGCGATATCCAGTATGCGACCGATCTGGCCCGCAACATGGTGACCAAATGGGGCATGTCCGAAAAGCTCGGCCCGCTTCAGTATGAAGACCAACAGGAAGGCTATCTGGGCATGGGTCAAACCACGCGGACGATGGCGGGTGCAGAAACCAACAAGCTGATCGATGCCGAAATCCGCGATCTGGTGGAAGGTGGATTGAAGCGCGCGACAGACATCCTGACCGAGCAGGAGGACAAGCTCCACCTGCTGGCGCAAGCGATGCTGGAGTATGAAACGCTAACGGGTGACGAGATCACCAAGCTGCTGGAAGATGGCAAGATTGATCGTCCGGACGAACCGAAGGGACCGATCAAAGTTCAGCCAACCCATGGCAGCGCGATCCCCAAAGCGGGTAAGCGTTTCGGCGGATCCAAGGGTGGTGAAGCTCCGCAAGGGGCGTAA
- a CDS encoding DUF3667 domain-containing protein — translation MSDITEGIGAAIEGALTGRAVEPNHGEGAAADESGSRSCLNCGAQPAGSFCQNCGQKTHVHRTLSAIGHDLIHGVLHLDGKFWRTIPLLVFKPGKLTRRYIEGERAKFVSPMAMFLFSVFAMFAVFQALGITTPTDIEGEAKGQLEQLAKDEQARLTTEAEAINERLANPELTAVERSELEQALSDVEDKLGQAENGEAIISNWLESGGSDTLDEIQAATSVQIEEARGRLATLPQGSEEYDELAAEIAILERGSNGLQTIQTGPVQSFTLDEEGNVKGTFEKSGIPFIDKLLEKWSTNPSLMLYKMQNNAYKFSWLLIPLSVPFVWLIFAWKRRFKAYDHAIFVTYSLGFMSLLFIAVSILGSIGVPTGILVIAGMLIPPLHLYKQLRGTYEIRRFSSFWRLIALTFFIAIVIGLFMQALLLLGAF, via the coding sequence ATGAGCGATATTACCGAGGGCATTGGCGCAGCGATTGAAGGCGCTCTCACCGGGCGTGCGGTGGAGCCCAATCATGGTGAAGGGGCGGCAGCAGACGAAAGCGGAAGCCGTTCGTGTCTGAACTGCGGCGCGCAGCCGGCAGGTTCGTTCTGCCAAAACTGCGGCCAGAAAACCCACGTCCACCGCACATTGTCCGCTATCGGGCACGATCTGATCCACGGCGTACTTCATCTCGACGGCAAATTCTGGCGCACCATTCCCTTGTTGGTTTTCAAGCCGGGCAAGCTGACCCGCCGTTACATTGAAGGGGAACGTGCCAAATTCGTCAGCCCGATGGCGATGTTCCTTTTCAGCGTTTTTGCGATGTTCGCGGTGTTTCAGGCGCTAGGCATCACGACCCCCACCGATATTGAAGGCGAAGCGAAAGGCCAGTTAGAGCAACTTGCAAAGGACGAGCAGGCGCGTCTGACCACAGAGGCAGAAGCGATCAACGAGCGGCTTGCCAACCCCGAATTGACCGCGGTCGAACGCAGCGAACTCGAGCAAGCACTCAGCGATGTGGAGGATAAGCTCGGTCAAGCCGAAAACGGAGAAGCGATAATCAGCAATTGGCTGGAATCGGGTGGCAGTGACACCCTTGATGAAATTCAGGCCGCGACCAGTGTTCAAATCGAAGAAGCGCGCGGGCGCCTCGCGACGCTACCGCAAGGCTCTGAAGAATATGACGAACTCGCCGCAGAAATCGCCATCCTTGAACGCGGGAGCAATGGATTGCAGACAATCCAAACTGGCCCCGTCCAGAGTTTCACTCTGGACGAAGAAGGCAACGTCAAGGGTACCTTTGAAAAATCAGGTATCCCCTTCATCGACAAATTGCTCGAGAAATGGAGCACAAACCCCAGCCTGATGCTCTACAAGATGCAGAACAATGCCTATAAATTCAGCTGGCTACTCATTCCATTGTCGGTTCCGTTCGTATGGCTGATCTTTGCATGGAAGAGACGTTTCAAGGCATATGATCACGCAATCTTTGTGACGTATTCGTTGGGCTTTATGTCACTGCTGTTCATCGCTGTGTCGATCCTAGGCAGCATTGGGGTGCCAACAGGAATTCTGGTGATCGCGGGCATGCTAATTCCGCCGCTGCACCTCTACAAACAGCTGCGCGGCACTTATGAGATCCGCCGGTTCAGTTCATTCTGGCGGTTGATAGCACTGACATTCTTCATCGCGATTGTGATCGGATTGTTTATGCAGGCATTGCTGTTGCTCGGTGCTTTTTGA